One region of Cyanobium sp. M30B3 genomic DNA includes:
- a CDS encoding NUDIX hydrolase produces the protein MAPLPPPEPARHLETTASLDARKLRFEVNRMQLPMGVEGSFGVIRHPGASLAVPVLDDGRVVILRQYRFAVATRLLEFPAGTLDPGETPLGTMQRELQEEAGYSATRWDPLGAMLPCPGYSDEVIHLFLARELTRLEQPPAGDDDEDLEVLLMEPGQLDAALASGDEYLDGKSVTAWLRAKQLLGL, from the coding sequence ATGGCGCCCCTGCCGCCCCCCGAGCCCGCGCGCCACCTGGAAACCACCGCGAGCCTGGATGCCCGCAAGCTGCGCTTCGAGGTGAACCGGATGCAGCTGCCGATGGGGGTGGAGGGCAGCTTCGGCGTGATCCGCCATCCCGGCGCCTCGCTGGCGGTGCCCGTGCTGGACGACGGCCGGGTGGTGATCCTGCGCCAGTACCGCTTCGCCGTGGCCACCCGGCTGCTGGAATTCCCTGCCGGCACCCTCGATCCGGGCGAGACGCCCCTGGGCACGATGCAGCGGGAGCTGCAGGAGGAGGCCGGATACAGCGCCACGCGCTGGGATCCACTGGGGGCGATGTTGCCCTGTCCGGGCTATTCCGACGAGGTGATCCACCTGTTCCTGGCCCGCGAGCTCACCCGCCTGGAGCAGCCCCCCGCCGGTGACGACGACGAAGACCTGGAGGTGCTGCTGATGGAGCCGGGGCAACTGGATGCGGCCCTGGCCAGCGGCGATGAGTACCTCGACGGCAAGAGCGTGACCGCCTGGCTGCGGGCCAAGCAGCTGCTGGGGCTCTGA
- a CDS encoding deoxyribodipyrimidine photo-lyase, with amino-acid sequence MTPPRWLFWHRRDLRLADNLGLAAAARTTPAVTGLFVLDPAILEARAPTAIPGELPAVAPARLWFLQESLRELAAAWREAGSRLLIVQGDPEALLPRVAAALGAEVVAWNRDVEPYGRERDRRVARALQREGRKVLAGWDQLLVEPEALSTGAGEPYRVYGPYWRSWRRRVEHLEALGSAASGGLEPLPAPGALIDCDPASLAGLPVVSLETGGATPSLLSHGFEGADLCPCRPGEAAAQAQLETFCAGASRGGSGRSAPLLHYDEGRNIPGEAGTSALSAALKFGTLSPRQAWAAAQQARQTVAALGGAGESLASIQVWEQELAWREFYQQALFHFPELAEGPYRPQWRAFPWENDAQRFAAWRDGLTGMPIIDAAMRQLNGSGWMHNRCRMIVASFLVKDLICDWRWGEAAFMARLVDGDLAANNGGWQWSASSGMDPKPLRIFNPATQAGKFDAEARYIRHWLPELKHVSTRDLLSGEIAPLERRGYPAPLVSHKLQQARFKALYATIRG; translated from the coding sequence ATGACTCCACCCCGCTGGCTGTTCTGGCACCGCCGCGACCTGCGCCTGGCCGACAACCTGGGTCTGGCGGCCGCCGCCCGGACCACCCCGGCAGTGACCGGGTTGTTCGTGCTGGATCCGGCGATCCTCGAGGCCCGCGCCCCTACGGCCATCCCGGGCGAGCTGCCGGCGGTGGCGCCGGCGCGGCTCTGGTTTCTCCAGGAGAGCCTGCGGGAGCTGGCGGCGGCCTGGCGCGAGGCCGGCAGCCGGCTGCTGATCGTGCAGGGGGATCCGGAAGCGCTGCTGCCTCGCGTCGCCGCGGCCCTGGGGGCGGAGGTGGTGGCCTGGAACCGGGATGTGGAGCCCTATGGGCGCGAGCGCGACCGGCGGGTGGCGCGGGCGCTGCAGCGCGAGGGCCGCAAGGTGCTGGCCGGCTGGGACCAGCTGCTGGTGGAGCCCGAGGCCCTGAGCACCGGTGCCGGCGAGCCCTACCGGGTGTATGGGCCCTACTGGCGCAGCTGGCGCCGGCGGGTGGAGCACCTGGAGGCCCTCGGCTCCGCCGCCTCGGGCGGCCTGGAGCCTCTGCCGGCCCCGGGTGCCCTGATCGACTGCGATCCCGCTTCGCTCGCCGGCCTGCCCGTGGTGAGTCTGGAGACCGGGGGGGCCACCCCGAGCCTGCTGAGCCACGGCTTCGAGGGCGCCGACCTCTGCCCTTGCCGGCCGGGGGAGGCCGCGGCCCAGGCCCAACTCGAAACCTTCTGCGCCGGCGCGAGCCGTGGCGGCAGCGGCCGCAGCGCCCCCCTGCTCCACTACGACGAGGGCCGCAACATCCCCGGCGAGGCCGGCACCTCAGCCCTGAGCGCAGCCCTGAAGTTCGGCACGCTCAGTCCGCGCCAGGCCTGGGCAGCGGCCCAGCAGGCCCGACAGACCGTGGCCGCCCTGGGGGGCGCCGGGGAGTCCCTGGCCTCAATCCAGGTGTGGGAGCAGGAGCTGGCCTGGCGCGAGTTCTATCAACAGGCCCTGTTCCACTTCCCCGAGCTGGCCGAAGGGCCCTACCGGCCCCAGTGGCGCGCCTTCCCCTGGGAGAACGACGCGCAGCGCTTCGCCGCCTGGCGCGACGGGCTCACCGGCATGCCGATCATCGACGCGGCCATGCGCCAGCTCAATGGGAGCGGCTGGATGCACAACCGCTGCCGCATGATCGTGGCCTCCTTCCTGGTGAAGGACCTGATCTGCGACTGGCGCTGGGGCGAGGCGGCCTTCATGGCCCGGCTGGTGGATGGCGACCTGGCCGCCAACAACGGCGGCTGGCAGTGGAGTGCCAGCAGCGGCATGGACCCCAAGCCCCTGCGCATCTTCAACCCGGCCACCCAGGCGGGCAAGTTCGACGCCGAGGCCCGCTACATCCGCCACTGGCTGCCGGAGCTGAAGCACGTGAGCACCCGTGACCTGCTCAGCGGTGAGATTGCCCCGCTGGAGCGGCGGGGCTATCCGGCCCCGCTGGTGAGCCACAAGCTGCAGCAGGCGCGCTTCAAGGCGCTCTACGCCACGATCAGGGGCTGA
- a CDS encoding DegT/DnrJ/EryC1/StrS family aminotransferase, which produces MQVPPFSLNEQLKALAEDLDQAVLQVLHSGQYIGGGVIAGFEQAFAAAIGVPHAVGCNSGTDALVLALRSLGIGPGDEVITTAFSFFATAEAISGVGATPVFVDVDPRSYLIDLDQLEAAITPATRALLPVHLFGRPVDMERVCAIAARHGLKVVEDCAQATGASWAGRPVGSWGDLGCFSFFPTKNLGGAGDGGAVTCRDPELAQTIRQLAVHGMPRRYLHTQLGYNSRLDAIQAAVLAVKLPHLPRWVEQRRGIAARYQQQLDGLPLLQLPDGGPAGHSWNQFVVRVPLCPAGSPACGAAAAGCTPSADSSVFGLPEGCCRDWLQRQLQDAGVSTIIYYPIPIHRQPAYAELGYGPGSLPVTERLCAEVLSLPIFPELSAVQQQRVVEVLRAMVQATAAVAA; this is translated from the coding sequence ATGCAAGTGCCCCCTTTCAGTCTCAACGAGCAGCTCAAGGCTCTCGCTGAAGACCTTGATCAGGCCGTGTTGCAGGTGTTGCACAGCGGCCAGTACATCGGCGGGGGCGTGATCGCCGGCTTTGAGCAGGCCTTCGCGGCCGCGATCGGCGTTCCCCACGCCGTGGGCTGCAACAGCGGCACCGATGCCCTGGTGCTCGCCCTGCGCAGCCTGGGGATTGGCCCGGGGGATGAGGTGATCACCACCGCCTTCAGCTTTTTTGCCACCGCTGAGGCGATCAGCGGTGTGGGTGCCACACCGGTGTTCGTGGATGTGGACCCCCGCAGCTATCTGATCGATCTCGATCAACTGGAGGCGGCGATCACGCCGGCCACCAGGGCATTGCTGCCGGTGCATCTGTTCGGTCGCCCCGTGGATATGGAGCGGGTGTGCGCCATCGCCGCCCGCCATGGCCTCAAGGTGGTGGAGGACTGCGCCCAGGCCACGGGTGCCAGCTGGGCCGGCCGGCCGGTGGGCAGCTGGGGGGATCTGGGCTGCTTCAGCTTCTTCCCCACCAAGAACCTCGGCGGTGCCGGCGATGGTGGTGCTGTGACCTGCCGCGATCCCGAGCTGGCCCAGACGATCCGCCAGCTGGCGGTGCATGGCATGCCGCGCCGTTACCTGCACACCCAGCTGGGCTACAACAGCCGCCTCGATGCCATCCAGGCCGCCGTGCTGGCGGTGAAGCTGCCCCACCTGCCCCGCTGGGTGGAGCAGCGCCGGGGAATCGCCGCCCGCTACCAACAGCAGCTGGACGGCCTGCCCCTGCTGCAGTTACCCGATGGGGGCCCCGCTGGCCACAGCTGGAACCAGTTCGTGGTGCGGGTGCCACTCTGCCCCGCCGGCTCTCCGGCCTGTGGCGCGGCCGCAGCGGGGTGCACCCCTTCCGCCGACAGCTCTGTGTTCGGCCTGCCAGAGGGCTGCTGCCGCGACTGGCTGCAGCGGCAGCTCCAGGATGCCGGCGTGAGCACGATCATCTATTACCCGATCCCGATCCATCGTCAGCCGGCCTACGCCGAGCTGGGCTACGGGCCCGGTTCCCTGCCGGTCACCGAGCGGCTCTGCGCCGAGGTGCTCAGCCTGCCGATCTTCCCGGAGCTCAGCGCTGTGCAGCAGCAGCGGGTGGTGGAGGTGTTGCGCGCCATGGTGCAGGCCACCGCTGCCGTTGCGGCCTAG
- a CDS encoding thioredoxin family protein yields MALTPSQMVPLGTPLPRQALLEALQQRTAVPVSGDPLPPLPAGPLLVLFICAHCPFVKHVEAEIGRLERDFPALQLLAISSNSVLTHPQDGPEGLRAQARGQGWGFPYLFDADQQLARAFSAACTPDPFLYAWDQAAQQHRLVYRGQFDASRPGSALPCNGADIRAAIAAVLAGQPVPGEQRPAIGCNIKWRPGEEPEWAR; encoded by the coding sequence ATGGCCCTCACCCCCTCCCAGATGGTGCCGCTGGGCACGCCCCTGCCCCGCCAGGCGCTGTTGGAGGCCCTGCAGCAGCGCACGGCTGTTCCGGTGAGCGGCGATCCCCTGCCGCCCCTGCCGGCGGGGCCGCTGCTGGTGCTGTTCATCTGCGCCCACTGCCCGTTCGTGAAGCACGTGGAGGCTGAGATCGGCCGTCTGGAGAGGGATTTTCCGGCCCTGCAGCTGCTGGCCATTTCCAGCAACAGCGTCCTCACCCACCCCCAGGACGGCCCCGAGGGCCTGCGGGCCCAGGCCCGGGGCCAGGGCTGGGGCTTCCCCTACCTGTTCGACGCCGACCAGCAGCTGGCCAGGGCGTTCAGCGCCGCCTGCACCCCCGATCCCTTTCTCTATGCCTGGGATCAAGCCGCGCAGCAGCACCGCCTGGTGTACCGGGGTCAGTTCGATGCCAGCCGCCCCGGCAGCGCGCTGCCCTGCAATGGCGCTGACATCCGCGCCGCCATCGCCGCCGTGCTGGCCGGCCAGCCGGTGCCCGGCGAGCAGCGCCCTGCCATCGGCTGCAACATCAAGTGGCGACCGGGTGAGGAACCGGAATGGGCGCGCTGA